The genomic DNA AGCGACTTGATCGGAACGGCAGGCTCGGAATCGCAAGGGTTGCGCACTGGGCGGGTTGCTCCGTGGCAGCTTGCGCTGGCGGCGAGTGCTGTATTTTTGGTCGCGTTGGTTCTGCGGCTTCCTTCTTGCTTCGATAGCCTGTGGGTCGACGAGCTCCACACCGCGTGGACGATCTGGGGCGATTTTAGCGATGTTCCGTCGCGAGCTCGGTTGGGGAACCAGTCTCCCGTCTACTTCGCGGTGATGTGGTTGTGGCATCAGGTCGTTGGGGATACTGAGGTCGCATTGCGTCTTAGTTCGGTCTTGTTGGTGGCGTGCAGCTGTCTCTTGCTGGTCGTGGGTATCTATCGACTGCATCGCGATCTATTGCTTGGGCTGTTGGCTGGTGGGCTGTTGGCAGTCGATCGGAACAGCATCTTTTTTGGCACCGAACTGCGTCCCTATGCTGCGGTAATTCTGTTGTCGACGCTATTAGTGCTGGTCTGCGCTGGTGCTCTCGATCGTCGCAGGTTTTGGCGAGCGATCGCGTTGGTCGTTGTCGTCGCCGCTTTGTTCTGGACGCACTACACGGCGCTGTTGGTCGCTGCGGGAGTCTTGGTTGCGTTTGCGGTGAAGCAAATCGTCCGGCAGCGTTGGAGCGGTGCTTCGGTAGCGAGTGTTGCTGTCGATGCGATGTTGGTCTGGAGTGCTGTCGGCGTTGCGGCGGCTGTGGAGTACCGCGCGATCGTTCAGTTGTGGGGCAGGCGAGGGGAGTGGGAAGCGTTTGCCGTTCCGCGGCCGTTGAACGGGGCGAATTCGCTGAGCGAGAATCTGTCGGTCGGCTTTGGCGACATCGGCGCGATGTGGCCTTGGGGGCCAGCGTTTTTGATTCCGTTGTCCTTGCTGGTGCTCGCCCGTTTGGCAGGGGCTCGGTTTCGAATGCGGCGGTGGCTTCCGTTTGTCGCCGCGGTTGTGTTGGTCACTTTGGTTGCGTACGGATTGGCGACGCTGAAGGTCTCCGCAGTTTGGCATCGTCGCTACATTGTCGGCCTTCTGCCGGTCTTGGCGTGGGGATCGGCGGGGCTCTGGCTCGCCGCGATCCGCGGGTTTTTTGCGTCGCTGCGACCGTGGCGACTTTCTGGTCGGTTGGTATCTTCGCCGATGGCGATGCTGGCCGCAGCGGTGGTTCCCGTCATCGTATTGCTCTTCTGGCAGGGAACGTTGGAAAACCTACTGCGTCGCGATCTGCACCTGGTGCATCGCGGCGAGGACTGGCGGTCTGCGGTTGCTGCAATCGACGAGCTTCGCATTGCGGGGCAACCGGTCGCCGTCGATGCAGGCTTGATCGAAGCGAAGCGATGGGAGCGGAGTCGCAGCGAGGGACGTGGTGCTGAATCCGCGATGTTCCTTCAGTATCTGTGTTGTCCCGTGAATAATATCTATCCACTGCGCGAAGTCGTTCCGCTGGCTGGCGTCAGCGAAGAGGAGTTGCTTCGCTTTCGGCAGCAGTCGGCCGATCGGAATTCCTCCGATCGCGAGATGTTATGGATCGTAGCGCGCGTTCCGCAGCGGCGTCATCAAGACGTCGCTGAACTGCTGCAGTCGTTTGCCTCGCGTCAAGCAGACCGCGCCGCCGGCGGCAAACGCTTAAAGTTCGCCACGCACAGCTTCGGCGGCGTGCTCGTGATCCAATGGCGAGTCGAGTGACACGCCCGTTGTTCGCAGTCGTTGGATAGCCGCTCCGTCGGCGAAGCATCAGTTCTATTGTTGCCGTTTTGGGAAGCGGGTGGCTGGGCTGCGATGCGATTAGCACAACGCTGTGATGATTTCTTTGGTTAGGTCTGGGGATCGCTGACGTTGGTGTTCGAGTTCGAGGACGCTGTTGATGATGGTGAGATCTTGGGCGTCTTTGAGGTCGGATTTTTTGATGAAGTTGTTTTCCCAGAGCCAGTGGGCGACTTCGCACCAATTCCACAGTAAAGCACCGTCGGTGATGTTGCATGCGGGGGCTGGGAAACCGCCTGGTCCTCGCGATCCGTTGATGTATTGGTTTACAAGCTGGCGGCTGCGATCGATTCGGCGAGCGATGTCCGCTTGAGT from Rosistilla oblonga includes the following:
- a CDS encoding glycosyltransferase family 39 protein, which codes for MVALVLRLPSCFDSLWVDELHTAWTIWGDFSDVPSRARLGNQSPVYFAVMWLWHQVVGDTEVALRLSSVLLVACSCLLLVVGIYRLHRDLLLGLLAGGLLAVDRNSIFFGTELRPYAAVILLSTLLVLVCAGALDRRRFWRAIALVVVVAALFWTHYTALLVAAGVLVAFAVKQIVRQRWSGASVASVAVDAMLVWSAVGVAAAVEYRAIVQLWGRRGEWEAFAVPRPLNGANSLSENLSVGFGDIGAMWPWGPAFLIPLSLLVLARLAGARFRMRRWLPFVAAVVLVTLVAYGLATLKVSAVWHRRYIVGLLPVLAWGSAGLWLAAIRGFFASLRPWRLSGRLVSSPMAMLAAAVVPVIVLLFWQGTLENLLRRDLHLVHRGEDWRSAVAAIDELRIAGQPVAVDAGLIEAKRWERSRSEGRGAESAMFLQYLCCPVNNIYPLREVVPLAGVSEEELLRFRQQSADRNSSDREMLWIVARVPQRRHQDVAELLQSFASRQADRAAGGKRLKFATHSFGGVLVIQWRVE